One segment of Methanobrevibacter wolinii SH DNA contains the following:
- a CDS encoding CDC48 family AAA ATPase — MTENNNKNPTLKVAEALSQRDIGQGIARIDPNAMSELGLKEGDIIAIKGSKLTAATVVASQSDIGLGIIRIDGTIRKNSGASIGEEIEIKKADVKEAKKVVLAPTENNVKIQGDIRGLFMNKIMVKGDIVGSGIKPSMFNGSRSPFDDMFNNFMDITPMGELKFAVVSTHPTGVVKVGPNTQISLEDHPVDVSKLEGVSNLVDVSYDDIGGLKDEVRKVREMIEIPLKRPELFDRLGIAPPKGILMHGPPGTGKTLLAKAVASESDAHFIAINGPEIMSKYVGGSEENLREFFEEAEANAPSIIFIDELDAIAPKREETQGEVERRTVAQLLTLMDGLNSRGQVVVIGATNRPDSLDPALRRPGRFDREIEIGVPDKDERKEVLEIHTRNMPLAEDVDLDKIAENTHGFVGADLESLCKEAAMRVVRRIIPDIKSEDEKIPEETLKKIVVTRNDFKEALKEIQPSALREVLVQIPDVKWDDIGGLEDAKQELKEAVEWPLKYPEKFKEFHVEPPKGVLLYGPPGTGKTLLAKAVANESDANFIAIKGPELLSKWVGESEKGVREVFRKARQTAPTVIFFDEIDSIANTRGSDAGGSGVTQRVVNQLLTEIDGMEDLHDVAIIAATNRPDIIDPGLMRPGRFDRHIKVDTPNEESRLAIFKVHADKMPLADDVDLGKLAKHTEGYVGADIEAVCREAAMLTLRENMDAKEIHMKAFNKAMDKVKPNKEDTDEMVQYL, encoded by the coding sequence ATGACTGAAAATAATAATAAAAATCCAACATTAAAAGTTGCAGAAGCTTTATCACAACGTGATATTGGTCAAGGTATTGCAAGAATTGACCCAAATGCAATGAGTGAATTAGGTCTTAAAGAAGGAGATATCATTGCTATTAAAGGATCAAAATTAACTGCTGCTACAGTAGTAGCATCACAATCAGATATTGGTCTTGGAATTATAAGAATTGATGGTACTATTAGGAAAAATTCTGGTGCATCAATTGGTGAAGAAATTGAAATTAAAAAAGCTGATGTAAAAGAAGCTAAAAAAGTTGTTCTTGCACCAACTGAGAATAATGTTAAAATCCAAGGTGACATTCGTGGATTATTCATGAATAAAATCATGGTTAAAGGAGATATTGTAGGCTCTGGAATTAAACCATCAATGTTCAATGGAAGCCGTAGCCCATTTGATGACATGTTTAATAATTTCATGGATATAACTCCAATGGGTGAATTGAAATTTGCAGTAGTTTCAACCCATCCAACAGGAGTAGTTAAAGTAGGTCCAAATACACAAATAAGTCTTGAAGATCATCCAGTAGATGTATCAAAACTTGAAGGTGTTTCAAACCTTGTAGATGTAAGTTATGATGATATTGGTGGTCTTAAAGATGAAGTTAGAAAAGTAAGAGAAATGATTGAAATTCCTCTTAAAAGACCAGAACTCTTTGATAGATTAGGTATTGCACCACCAAAAGGAATTTTAATGCATGGTCCACCAGGAACTGGTAAAACATTACTTGCAAAAGCAGTAGCAAGCGAAAGTGATGCACACTTTATTGCAATTAATGGACCAGAAATCATGAGTAAATATGTAGGTGGATCTGAAGAAAACCTAAGGGAATTCTTTGAAGAAGCTGAGGCAAATGCTCCATCTATCATATTTATTGATGAATTAGATGCTATTGCACCTAAAAGAGAAGAAACACAAGGTGAAGTAGAAAGAAGAACTGTTGCACAACTTCTAACTTTAATGGATGGTCTTAACTCCAGAGGACAAGTAGTGGTCATCGGAGCAACTAACAGACCAGATTCATTAGATCCAGCACTTAGAAGACCTGGAAGATTTGATAGGGAAATTGAAATAGGTGTTCCTGACAAAGATGAAAGGAAAGAAGTACTTGAAATCCACACAAGAAACATGCCTTTAGCAGAGGATGTTGATCTTGATAAAATCGCTGAAAATACTCATGGATTTGTAGGTGCGGATCTTGAATCATTATGTAAAGAAGCAGCAATGAGAGTTGTAAGAAGAATTATCCCAGATATTAAATCTGAAGATGAAAAAATCCCTGAAGAAACTCTTAAAAAAATTGTTGTAACTAGAAATGATTTTAAAGAAGCATTAAAAGAAATCCAACCATCTGCACTAAGAGAAGTTCTTGTACAAATTCCAGATGTAAAATGGGATGACATTGGTGGATTAGAAGATGCAAAACAAGAATTAAAAGAAGCTGTTGAATGGCCATTAAAATATCCTGAAAAATTCAAAGAGTTCCATGTTGAACCACCTAAAGGAGTATTATTATATGGTCCACCAGGAACTGGTAAAACATTACTTGCAAAAGCAGTAGCAAACGAAAGTGATGCTAACTTCATTGCAATTAAAGGTCCAGAACTCTTATCTAAATGGGTAGGAGAATCAGAAAAAGGTGTAAGAGAAGTATTCAGAAAAGCAAGACAAACTGCACCAACAGTTATCTTCTTTGATGAAATTGATTCTATTGCTAATACTCGTGGAAGTGATGCTGGAGGTTCTGGTGTTACCCAAAGAGTTGTTAATCAATTACTTACAGAAATCGATGGAATGGAAGATCTTCATGATGTAGCAATTATTGCTGCAACTAACAGACCAGATATTATTGATCCTGGATTAATGAGACCTGGAAGATTTGATAGACATATTAAAGTTGATACACCTAATGAAGAAAGCAGACTTGCAATCTTCAAAGTTCATGCAGATAAAATGCCTCTTGCAGATGATGTTGACTTAGGAAAATTAGCAAAACATACTGAAGGTTATGTTGGAGCAGATATTGAAGCTGTTTGCCGTGAAGCTGCAATGTTAACTTTAAGAGAAAATATGGATGCTAAAGAAATCCATATGAAAGCATTTAATAAAGCTATGGACAAAGTTAAACCAAACAAAGAAGATACTGATGAAATGGTTCAATATTTATAG
- a CDS encoding mRNA surveillance protein pelota, with protein sequence MKITYQNQKEEIIEVIPETLDDLWHLSHIVKNGDFITSKTTRRIQDTSGDKLRSDRGVKKTFTLEVQIESISFHMFTGKLRLTGSITQGPEDLIPLGSHHTIEVKFNTPLKIKKEKWSKWDIQRLQQAVKASKKLSAIIVLIEENIVTFGLIRQFGIEYYGPVIGNISGKRVIDKNRNKEIIDFYQNIVKIIYKYKDIQSIVIAGPGFAKNDFLKFLQDNYNDLAKKSIIESTGSGGRVGIQEVLKKGTVEKLTTENRVAFEMKDINNLLKLLSKNSGLVVYGLSQTKNAINMGAVKKLLILDIYMKDDNIEKLMDLTENMGGEVTIISNEHEGGKQLEALGGMAAILRYPIS encoded by the coding sequence ATGAAAATAACTTATCAAAATCAAAAAGAAGAAATTATAGAAGTTATTCCAGAAACATTAGATGATCTTTGGCATTTATCTCATATTGTTAAAAATGGAGATTTTATTACATCTAAAACTACAAGACGTATTCAAGATACTTCTGGTGATAAACTTAGAAGTGATAGAGGAGTTAAAAAAACATTTACTCTTGAAGTTCAAATAGAATCTATAAGTTTTCACATGTTTACAGGTAAATTACGTCTTACTGGTTCTATAACTCAAGGTCCAGAAGATTTAATTCCTCTTGGTTCTCATCATACTATTGAAGTTAAATTTAATACTCCACTTAAAATCAAAAAAGAAAAATGGTCAAAATGGGATATTCAAAGACTTCAACAAGCTGTAAAAGCTTCTAAAAAATTATCTGCAATTATAGTTCTTATTGAAGAAAATATTGTAACATTTGGTTTAATACGTCAATTTGGTATTGAATATTATGGTCCAGTTATTGGGAATATTTCTGGTAAACGAGTTATTGATAAAAATAGAAATAAAGAAATAATTGATTTTTATCAAAATATTGTTAAAATTATATACAAATACAAAGATATTCAGAGTATTGTTATTGCAGGTCCTGGATTTGCTAAGAATGATTTTCTTAAGTTTCTTCAAGATAATTATAATGATCTTGCTAAAAAATCTATTATTGAATCAACAGGTTCAGGTGGACGTGTAGGTATACAAGAAGTTCTCAAAAAAGGGACAGTTGAGAAATTAACTACTGAAAATAGAGTAGCTTTTGAAATGAAAGATATTAATAATTTACTTAAATTATTATCTAAAAATTCTGGACTTGTTGTTTATGGTCTTAGTCAAACTAAAAATGCAATTAATATGGGTGCAGTTAAAAAATTATTAATTCTTGATATATATATGAAGGATGATAATATTGAAAAGTTAATGGACCTTACAGAAAATATGGGTGGAGAAGTCACTATTATTAGTAATGAACATGAAGGAGGTAAACAGCTTGAAGCTTTAGGTGGAATGGCTGCTATTTTAAGATATCCTATTTCTTAA
- a CDS encoding prephenate dehydrogenase: MKIGIIGGTKGLGKTLACYLKHDNFDVTITGRDEKVGKKVSHKLNVKYTSNNLEVAENVDILIISVPIHVTINIIKELAPHMKKGSLLMDVTSVKTQATYTMNKYIPEGVESIPTHPVFGPRTPGFEGQVIVLTPLKKGKWYPKIYNYFKSKNMRIIETNCKHHDNMMGIVQVLTHFSYISTAYAMEKLKVDIKETEEYESPIYNIMIDTIARIVSQNPFLTYSIQEENINGENIRQKFYEAVLELKKVLSLKDQEKFKEITIKSTKNMGDIKAALGRSDKLINTLSEESNYLYGSIGSEIGLKHIYSQNIHVGIVKSIKDNFVTIKNKNNKEEKLKISNVKILTNEELLNWKKDNYKLYTESISCVFKNNSNKYIIAKVIEKMDDITNVKITDEYTGPQINDNEISYTYEISGLNKKSIEDVKKLIIGFGGVIR; the protein is encoded by the coding sequence ATGAAAATTGGAATTATCGGTGGAACAAAAGGTCTTGGAAAGACACTTGCTTGCTACTTAAAACATGACAACTTCGATGTAACTATTACTGGAAGAGATGAAAAAGTTGGAAAAAAAGTAAGTCATAAACTCAATGTAAAATATACAAGTAATAATCTTGAAGTTGCAGAAAATGTAGATATTCTAATTATTTCAGTACCAATACATGTTACAATTAATATAATAAAAGAACTTGCTCCACATATGAAAAAAGGTTCCCTATTAATGGATGTAACTTCTGTAAAAACACAAGCAACTTATACAATGAATAAATATATTCCAGAAGGTGTTGAATCAATCCCTACTCATCCAGTATTTGGGCCACGTACACCAGGATTTGAAGGACAAGTTATAGTTTTAACACCACTTAAAAAAGGTAAATGGTATCCTAAAATATATAATTATTTTAAAAGTAAAAATATGAGGATTATTGAAACAAATTGTAAACATCATGATAATATGATGGGTATTGTACAAGTTTTAACACATTTCTCATATATCTCAACAGCTTATGCAATGGAAAAATTAAAAGTAGATATTAAAGAAACCGAAGAATATGAAAGCCCAATCTATAATATTATGATTGATACTATTGCACGTATAGTCTCACAAAACCCATTTTTAACATACTCAATACAAGAAGAGAATATTAATGGTGAAAATATACGTCAAAAATTTTATGAAGCAGTACTTGAACTTAAAAAAGTGTTAAGTTTAAAAGATCAAGAAAAATTTAAGGAAATTACAATTAAATCTACTAAAAATATGGGAGATATTAAAGCAGCATTAGGTAGAAGTGATAAATTAATTAATACTTTAAGTGAAGAATCAAATTATTTATATGGATCTATCGGTTCAGAAATTGGTTTAAAACATATTTATTCACAAAATATACATGTAGGTATAGTTAAATCAATTAAAGATAATTTCGTAACTATTAAAAATAAAAATAATAAAGAAGAAAAATTAAAAATTTCCAATGTTAAAATTCTTACAAATGAAGAATTATTAAACTGGAAAAAAGACAATTATAAACTTTATACAGAATCAATTAGTTGTGTTTTTAAAAATAACTCTAATAAATATATAATTGCTAAAGTCATTGAAAAAATGGATGATATTACTAATGTTAAAATAACTGATGAATATACAGGTCCTCAAATCAATGATAATGAAATAAGTTATACCTATGAAATAAGTGGATTAAATAAAAAATCTATAGAAGATGTTAAAAAACTTATTATAGGATTTGGTGGAGTAATTAGATAA
- a CDS encoding HypC/HybG/HupF family hydrogenase formation chaperone produces the protein MCIAAPAKVVELDKENKLLSADFGGVRQTAKSNLLPDVELGDYVLIHAGYAIEKLTEQAAKESLEAWDELLEVLDEEDKEWAAAHPDQA, from the coding sequence ATGTGTATAGCAGCACCAGCAAAAGTTGTTGAATTAGATAAAGAAAATAAATTATTATCTGCTGATTTTGGTGGGGTTAGACAAACTGCAAAATCTAATCTCTTACCTGATGTAGAACTTGGGGATTATGTTCTTATTCATGCAGGTTATGCTATTGAAAAATTAACTGAACAAGCAGCTAAAGAATCTTTAGAAGCTTGGGATGAACTTTTAGAAGTTTTAGATGAAGAAGATAAAGAATGGGCTGCAGCTCATCCTGATCAAGCTTAA
- a CDS encoding cell wall biosynthesis protein — translation MGIINALITVFILTFIGTGLIDIVFRRLGEKGYIKNLYPNVRGGTPRAVGIILFLVLIFYLPSGYNNLVLIMGIFALIDDLLGRKTIGNSSMEWGQLSRGIGMICVMIAGFYLGLGVSSIFIALLIQPVNISDMQPGSTCIVTIIISALVAVCMVLLNRPMVEEIPAFYTPLLILVATIAYSPLDFSGKIMLGEVGNHTLAIALGISFYMLGGLPAVILFFIITTFLIAFVRRNTLNEFFIRKMELYNPVFMDYVMDVLTGGGLGDYIRKLIWKDKQPETHNNLAISLGARRLLFNPEAHRMNRLDY, via the coding sequence ATGGGAATTATAAATGCATTAATTACAGTATTTATTTTAACATTTATTGGCACTGGTTTAATAGATATTGTTTTTAGAAGGTTAGGTGAAAAGGGATATATAAAAAATCTTTACCCTAATGTTAGGGGAGGTACTCCTAGGGCAGTAGGTATTATTTTATTTCTTGTTTTGATTTTTTATCTACCTTCTGGATATAATAATCTCGTTCTTATTATGGGAATATTTGCATTAATTGATGATTTACTTGGAAGAAAAACTATTGGGAATTCCTCTATGGAATGGGGTCAACTTTCCCGTGGAATTGGTATGATTTGTGTAATGATTGCAGGTTTCTATTTAGGTTTAGGAGTTTCTTCAATATTCATTGCATTATTAATTCAACCCGTTAATATATCTGATATGCAACCAGGATCTACATGTATTGTTACAATTATTATAAGTGCTTTAGTTGCAGTTTGTATGGTATTACTTAATAGACCAATGGTTGAAGAAATTCCAGCATTTTACACACCTCTTTTAATTTTAGTAGCAACAATTGCTTATTCTCCACTTGATTTCTCAGGTAAAATCATGTTAGGTGAAGTTGGAAATCATACATTAGCTATTGCTTTAGGTATTTCATTTTATATGCTTGGAGGACTTCCAGCAGTAATATTGTTCTTTATTATAACAACATTCTTAATTGCATTTGTAAGAAGAAATACATTAAATGAGTTCTTTATAAGAAAAATGGAATTATATAATCCTGTATTTATGGATTATGTTATGGATGTTTTAACTGGTGGTGGACTTGGAGATTATATTCGAAAATTAATTTGGAAAGATAAACAACCAGAAACACATAATAATTTAGCTATTTCATTAGGTGCTAGAAGATTATTATTTAATCCAGAGGCACATAGGATGAACCGTTTAGATTATTAA
- a CDS encoding TIGR00295 family protein produces MNETELLKKEGCPEWVIKHSIKVYEKSKQIAKNFPNANMELIKEGALLHDLGRSRTNGINHGVIGAKLALEHGYSEEVAKIIERHIGAGISKKEAIELGLPPKSYEPETIEEKIVAHSDNLLNGSDFVDIEYTINKWKKRIENPEDSIRKVKILNYELIGKFKENNKKNY; encoded by the coding sequence ATGAATGAAACTGAACTTTTAAAAAAAGAAGGTTGTCCTGAATGGGTAATAAAACATAGTATTAAAGTTTATGAAAAATCTAAACAAATTGCTAAAAATTTTCCTAATGCAAATATGGAACTTATTAAAGAAGGAGCACTATTACATGATTTAGGAAGATCTCGAACTAATGGAATTAATCATGGAGTAATAGGTGCAAAACTTGCATTAGAACATGGATATTCAGAAGAAGTTGCAAAAATCATTGAAAGACATATTGGTGCAGGAATAAGCAAAAAAGAAGCTATAGAATTAGGTTTACCTCCAAAATCTTATGAACCAGAAACAATAGAAGAAAAAATTGTTGCACATAGTGATAATCTTTTAAATGGTTCTGATTTCGTAGACATTGAATACACTATAAATAAATGGAAAAAAAGAATAGAAAATCCTGAAGATTCAATAAGAAAAGTTAAAATATTAAATTATGAACTAATTGGTAAATTTAAAGAAAATAATAAAAAGAATTATTAA
- a CDS encoding DUF5591 domain-containing protein: MKVICSSEESLYRPEAVRWRQRMKLMKPYGNVIAILPCSMKKPYSHSKSHQKFKRATKGYQEVIVTSPFGICPREMENTFPIQSYDTSVTGNWSQDEKKEAGELLREYIGDTPAVANVSGGYEETCREYLDGLDVTYTCVDNRPTNPDSIYNTRMELKKYEKMPKHGRMLHELRSIARYQFGEGGENLIPDDIRTKGRYHRIIYYNNKQLAFLNRDIGLYTLSLAGGEILANEGLKVVEIDFNLETNTVFSPGVAKADHSILPRDEVVVVKNGEVLGTGKAIISGEEMEKSNYGVAVDIKHRKK; encoded by the coding sequence ATGAAAGTAATATGTTCAAGTGAAGAATCATTATATAGACCTGAAGCAGTTAGATGGAGACAAAGAATGAAATTAATGAAACCATATGGTAATGTAATTGCAATTCTCCCTTGTTCTATGAAAAAACCATATTCCCACTCAAAATCCCATCAAAAATTTAAAAGGGCAACTAAAGGATATCAAGAAGTAATAGTAACTTCACCTTTTGGAATCTGTCCAAGAGAAATGGAAAATACTTTCCCAATACAATCTTATGATACAAGTGTTACAGGTAATTGGAGTCAAGATGAAAAAAAAGAAGCAGGAGAATTACTTAGAGAATATATTGGAGATACACCAGCAGTTGCAAATGTTTCAGGAGGTTATGAAGAAACTTGCAGAGAATATCTTGATGGACTCGATGTAACCTACACTTGTGTAGATAATCGTCCTACTAATCCAGATTCAATATACAATACAAGGATGGAATTAAAAAAATATGAAAAAATGCCGAAACATGGAAGAATGCTTCATGAATTAAGATCCATTGCAAGATATCAATTTGGTGAAGGTGGAGAAAACTTAATTCCAGATGATATTAGAACTAAAGGTAGATATCACCGTATAATTTATTATAATAATAAACAATTAGCATTTTTAAATAGAGATATTGGTTTATACACATTAAGCCTTGCAGGTGGAGAGATACTTGCAAATGAAGGATTAAAAGTAGTTGAAATTGATTTTAATTTAGAAACAAATACTGTTTTTTCTCCAGGAGTTGCAAAAGCAGATCATAGCATTTTACCTAGAGATGAAGTTGTAGTAGTTAAAAATGGTGAAGTTTTAGGAACTGGAAAAGCAATAATTAGTGGAGAAGAAATGGAAAAATCAAATTATGGTGTTGCAGTAGATATAAAACATAGAAAAAAATAG
- a CDS encoding iron-sulfur cluster assembly protein → MSEVEEQIKEAIYPVLDPHMGISVIEMGIVQSIKFEDGVAEVVIKPTNPACMSITRVAVQVKEFASKVDGVDKVKVTIIDHAMADTLNEMLNRE, encoded by the coding sequence ATGTCTGAAGTAGAAGAACAAATCAAAGAAGCAATTTACCCTGTTCTCGATCCACACATGGGTATTAGTGTTATTGAAATGGGTATTGTCCAATCAATCAAATTTGAAGATGGTGTTGCTGAAGTAGTTATCAAACCAACTAACCCTGCATGTATGAGTATTACTCGTGTAGCAGTACAAGTTAAAGAGTTTGCATCAAAAGTTGATGGTGTAGACAAAGTAAAAGTCACAATCATTGACCATGCTATGGCAGATACACTTAATGAAATGCTTAATAGAGAATAA
- a CDS encoding glycosyltransferase, translating into MKALVVITGRGLGGDAVIGMNIIKALESKGLDCELALDSSAPGILFERNGYSWHKISIPQAGGHAANKVTTIKAGFKTIKAAFESRRLIKKIKADVVVGVIGGGAVVGCIGAKLAKTPAVGILSTPLDTKVCTKLNTCIVFPEAHMFREKEIPENVYKSYFPVAPNILKGNKEIALEKIKLHSEKEKEKNPNAISFDENKKTILFSSGSTIFEKMARGVADYSKITDKYNIVLVGLPLKEEYYDWFDDEYMIYLGYIDWIKDLYELADLAVLTDDGMMLQEAMVCNLPSIALLRVKYGRYHNMASVFKGAVFEADNDNLSDVIEEVMSNLDEVKLRTEDYSEKIVNSAENIANIILKECKKD; encoded by the coding sequence ATGAAAGCATTAGTTGTTATTACTGGAAGAGGTTTAGGTGGAGATGCAGTAATTGGTATGAATATTATTAAAGCTTTAGAGTCTAAAGGTTTAGATTGTGAACTTGCACTTGACTCTAGTGCTCCAGGTATTTTATTTGAAAGAAATGGATATTCATGGCATAAGATTTCTATTCCTCAAGCAGGTGGTCATGCAGCAAATAAAGTTACAACTATAAAAGCAGGATTTAAAACAATTAAAGCTGCATTTGAAAGTAGACGTCTTATTAAAAAAATAAAAGCAGATGTTGTTGTTGGGGTTATTGGTGGAGGTGCTGTAGTTGGCTGTATTGGAGCTAAACTTGCTAAAACCCCTGCAGTTGGTATTTTAAGTACTCCACTTGATACTAAAGTATGTACTAAACTTAATACTTGTATTGTATTTCCAGAAGCACATATGTTTAGAGAAAAAGAAATTCCAGAAAATGTTTATAAATCTTATTTTCCAGTTGCTCCAAATATATTAAAAGGAAACAAAGAAATTGCTTTAGAAAAGATTAAATTACATTCTGAAAAAGAAAAAGAAAAAAATCCTAATGCAATAAGTTTTGATGAGAATAAAAAAACAATTTTATTTTCTTCTGGCTCTACAATATTTGAAAAAATGGCTCGTGGTGTAGCAGATTACTCAAAAATTACTGATAAATATAATATTGTTCTTGTTGGTCTTCCATTAAAAGAAGAATATTACGATTGGTTTGATGATGAATATATGATTTATCTTGGTTATATTGATTGGATAAAAGATTTATATGAACTTGCTGATCTTGCAGTTTTAACTGATGATGGTATGATGCTTCAAGAAGCAATGGTATGTAATCTTCCTTCAATTGCACTTTTAAGAGTTAAATATGGTAGATATCATAATATGGCTTCTGTATTTAAGGGTGCTGTTTTTGAAGCAGATAATGATAATTTAAGTGACGTTATTGAAGAAGTAATGTCTAATCTTGATGAAGTTAAATTAAGAACTGAAGATTATAGTGAAAAAATTGTTAATTCTGCTGAAAATATTGCAAATATTATTTTAAAAGAATGTAAAAAAGATTAA
- a CDS encoding FAD-dependent oxidoreductase: MENIVIGSGPAGRVGSIELGKLGEDVILIEKKHIAGTCLNEGCMVICALNDISRFLNNKQKYENHGFIKGNIELDYKKLTEKIKETQEKLRKIEQKENESVGNNVIFGEAKVEGDTVTVNGESFNFKNLMVATGGRPLIPKIEGVENGYLSSDILNLKEIPKKLNIIGGGIISVEIANIFSSFGSEVNIFVRSKLLKELNPKTKRYILKNLLNKVNIYEHSDVLEIKKDKIITTKGEFEGITFICTGRVPNSEIVKDIVKLNPDNSIATDNMMKTNIDNIYAAGDVTGGYNLTPIARMEGITAARNMAGLSQIVKYNNIPQSITLDMPVSFINNNKNSENTKSISIPGLAGPETFWNILNGHTGFTEINFNENTKEIEDVYSISPSSLSDIAYMTLLMNIGVDMEEFDEFIEVHPNTDAVSKIMKYMY, encoded by the coding sequence ATGGAAAATATTGTAATAGGTTCAGGACCTGCAGGAAGAGTAGGATCTATTGAACTTGGAAAACTAGGAGAAGATGTAATTCTTATTGAGAAAAAACATATTGCTGGAACATGTTTAAATGAAGGTTGTATGGTAATATGTGCATTAAATGATATAAGTCGTTTTTTAAATAATAAACAAAAATATGAAAACCATGGATTCATAAAAGGAAATATTGAACTTGATTATAAAAAACTTACAGAAAAAATTAAAGAAACCCAAGAAAAATTAAGAAAAATAGAACAAAAAGAAAATGAATCTGTTGGAAATAATGTTATTTTTGGTGAAGCTAAAGTAGAAGGAGATACTGTAACGGTTAATGGAGAAAGTTTTAACTTCAAAAATCTCATGGTTGCTACTGGAGGAAGGCCTTTAATACCTAAAATAGAAGGTGTTGAAAACGGATATCTTAGCAGTGATATACTTAACTTAAAAGAAATTCCTAAAAAATTAAACATAATTGGTGGAGGAATCATATCCGTAGAAATAGCTAATATATTCTCAAGTTTTGGTAGTGAAGTCAATATATTTGTAAGAAGTAAGTTATTAAAAGAATTAAATCCAAAAACTAAAAGATATATTCTTAAAAATTTATTAAATAAAGTTAATATCTATGAACATAGTGATGTTTTAGAAATTAAAAAAGATAAAATTATTACTACAAAAGGAGAATTTGAAGGAATTACATTTATATGTACAGGCAGAGTTCCAAATTCTGAAATTGTAAAAGATATAGTTAAATTAAATCCAGATAACTCTATTGCAACAGATAATATGATGAAAACAAATATTGATAATATTTATGCTGCAGGTGATGTTACTGGAGGATATAACTTAACACCTATTGCAAGAATGGAAGGTATAACTGCTGCAAGAAACATGGCGGGATTATCACAAATAGTGAAATACAATAATATTCCACAATCAATAACATTAGATATGCCCGTTAGTTTTATAAACAATAATAAAAATTCAGAAAATACAAAATCAATAAGTATTCCAGGGCTTGCTGGACCAGAAACATTTTGGAATATTTTAAATGGACACACAGGATTTACAGAGATAAATTTCAATGAAAACACAAAAGAAATTGAAGACGTATATTCTATATCCCCATCATCATTAAGTGACATAGCATATATGACATTATTAATGAATATTGGAGTAGATATGGAAGAATTTGATGAATTTATTGAAGTTCACCCAAATACTGATGCTGTATCCAAAATAATGAAATATATGTATTAA
- a CDS encoding amino acid-binding protein: protein MWEKVNKKFQKYPARIRVVQKMIELGLRVSDDGKIYCGDLKINEAALANVSNVDRRAIKSTVDIILEDDELNTIFKNIIPAGTLLKNIAKNLGLGVIEIEVGEESNGILAATSKLISDKNINIIQAYAEDTYLETDPVLTIITEESVPGDLINEFLKLDKVKRVSIY from the coding sequence ATGTGGGAAAAAGTAAATAAAAAATTTCAAAAATATCCAGCAAGAATCAGAGTAGTCCAAAAAATGATAGAATTAGGTCTTAGAGTATCTGATGATGGTAAAATTTATTGTGGAGACTTAAAAATTAATGAAGCTGCACTTGCTAATGTTTCTAATGTAGATAGAAGAGCTATTAAATCAACAGTAGATATAATATTAGAAGATGATGAACTAAACACCATATTTAAAAACATTATTCCTGCAGGAACATTACTTAAAAATATTGCAAAAAATTTAGGTCTTGGAGTAATTGAGATTGAAGTAGGAGAAGAAAGTAATGGAATCCTTGCTGCAACAAGTAAATTAATTTCAGATAAAAATATAAACATTATTCAAGCATATGCAGAAGACACATACTTAGAAACAGATCCAGTACTTACAATCATTACTGAAGAATCAGTACCTGGAGATTTAATTAATGAATTTTTAAAATTAGATAAAGTAAAAAGAGTTTCAATATACTAA